In the genome of Armatimonadota bacterium, one region contains:
- a CDS encoding DNA cytosine methyltransferase — MRYLSLFSGALGLDLGLERAGWQCVGANEFNPAACATIRANRPNIPLCQSDIRELNLDSVGKVFPIGSHGLDAVVGGPPCQAFSTAGRRQGLNDERGNVFLHFVDLALALNPRVILIENVRGLLSAPLVHRPLSERGAGFPALGRDESPGGALSAILEKFAKAGYGVGFRLYDTSLYGVPQTRERLILAAERSGRVMPPVPAGGKPTTVREALHGMAGTHDFLPLRSRAVAYLPLIGPGQNWRSLPQEVAKEAMGRAYESGGGRTGFLRRLAWDKPSPTLLTLPNMPATLLAHPEELRPLSIQEYKRIQTFPDSWHVCGKLEDQYRQIGNAVPPEFARRVGEHVQAWLEGKPVRRSAVATSRYRSTDEAGWGAALG; from the coding sequence ATGAGATACCTGAGCCTCTTTTCGGGGGCGCTTGGCTTGGATCTTGGGCTCGAACGTGCCGGGTGGCAATGCGTCGGAGCCAACGAATTCAACCCGGCCGCCTGTGCCACGATTCGCGCCAACCGGCCGAATATCCCTTTGTGCCAATCCGATATCCGGGAATTGAATCTCGATTCCGTCGGCAAAGTCTTTCCGATCGGATCACACGGCCTGGATGCTGTTGTCGGCGGCCCGCCTTGTCAAGCCTTTTCAACTGCAGGACGCCGCCAAGGTCTCAACGATGAGCGCGGGAACGTTTTCCTCCACTTTGTCGACCTCGCTTTGGCCTTGAATCCCCGGGTCATCCTCATCGAAAATGTCCGCGGTTTGCTCAGTGCGCCACTCGTCCACCGCCCGCTTTCAGAACGGGGTGCCGGGTTCCCCGCCCTTGGAAGGGATGAATCGCCGGGAGGCGCCCTTTCGGCCATCCTCGAAAAGTTTGCGAAGGCCGGCTACGGCGTTGGGTTCCGGCTCTATGACACCAGCCTCTATGGGGTCCCTCAAACCCGGGAGCGGTTGATCCTCGCCGCCGAGCGCAGCGGGCGGGTGATGCCACCGGTGCCGGCGGGTGGCAAACCGACGACGGTTCGGGAAGCCCTCCATGGCATGGCCGGCACCCATGATTTCCTCCCGTTGCGGAGCCGGGCGGTGGCTTATCTCCCGCTGATCGGTCCCGGCCAAAACTGGCGGAGCCTCCCACAAGAAGTCGCCAAAGAGGCGATGGGGCGCGCCTATGAAAGTGGCGGGGGCCGCACCGGGTTTCTCCGGCGGCTAGCTTGGGACAAGCCGTCCCCAACATTGTTAACCCTCCCCAACATGCCGGCTACGTTGCTTGCCCACCCAGAAGAACTCCGTCCGCTCAGCATCCAAGAGTACAAGCGGATCCAGACCTTTCCGGACAGTTGGCACGTTTGCGGCAAACTCGAAGACCAATACCGCCAAATCGGCAACGCGGTGCCACCGGAATTCGCCCGTCGGGTCGGGGAACATGTCCAGGCTTGGCTAGAAGGCAAACCAGTCCGGCGCAGTGCCGTGGCCACCAGCCGGTACCGGTCAACCGATGAAGCCGGTTGGGGCGCGGCGCTTGGTTAG
- a CDS encoding VOC family protein has translation MKLRETTYHVRDLDAAIQHYCGRLGGRLISRLPWGVAMIDIDGHGGKISLFDVNTYLQENPSFHGFPGPKVIIGVEDAAAFRRSLLIQGVRVGSLLGELGDICGFEAFDEDGNAIFYLEDPASTFDTQIESATL, from the coding sequence GTGAAGCTGAGGGAAACCACTTATCATGTCCGGGATTTAGATGCGGCCATCCAACACTACTGTGGCCGTTTGGGCGGCAGGTTGATTTCGCGGCTCCCCTGGGGGGTGGCCATGATCGACATCGATGGCCACGGGGGCAAAATCAGCCTTTTTGATGTGAACACCTACCTGCAAGAAAACCCATCGTTCCACGGATTCCCGGGCCCCAAGGTCATCATCGGGGTGGAAGACGCAGCCGCATTCAGAAGATCCCTGCTCATACAGGGGGTTCGTGTCGGCAGCCTTCTCGGGGAATTGGGGGACATCTGCGGCTTTGAAGCGTTCGACGAAGACGGCAACGCGATTTTTTATCTGGAAGATCCTGCCAGCACCTTTGATACCCAGATTGAATCGGCAACCCTTTGA
- a CDS encoding PEP-CTERM sorting domain-containing protein — protein MRRVTLVLLAGVLVASAHATILIDDFTSGFASGSTTTAFYYDTAGSMLGSHRYVDHRFNANPLSRPISTDVNAATPGNMFIEAGSGVNGQVFVAWAGRVINAASSGPGALPRGNFDGLVPLNVTTEAGLQVDYINNDQSSTSIYVEMWDANFNVDALFFQPVAAGNGSYFAAFNNFVTVQGSNTDRNNIVGIAIGLGLPNGNDITLNRVALVPEPATMAILGLGLAALARRKRK, from the coding sequence ATGCGGAGAGTCACATTGGTGCTTCTCGCGGGTGTGCTGGTTGCCAGTGCCCACGCGACAATTTTGATCGACGATTTCACGTCCGGCTTTGCTTCGGGTTCAACGACGACTGCGTTTTATTACGATACGGCCGGATCGATGTTGGGCAGCCACCGGTACGTTGACCACCGGTTCAACGCCAACCCGCTCAGCCGGCCTATCTCGACAGATGTCAATGCGGCCACCCCGGGCAACATGTTTATCGAAGCAGGATCCGGTGTCAATGGCCAAGTGTTCGTCGCTTGGGCGGGGCGAGTCATCAATGCGGCCTCTTCGGGCCCGGGCGCCCTTCCCCGCGGCAACTTCGATGGATTGGTTCCGTTGAACGTGACGACGGAAGCCGGCCTCCAGGTGGATTACATCAATAACGACCAGTCTTCGACATCGATCTATGTGGAAATGTGGGATGCCAATTTCAATGTCGATGCCCTGTTCTTCCAGCCGGTCGCCGCGGGCAACGGTTCTTACTTTGCCGCGTTCAACAACTTTGTCACCGTCCAAGGCTCCAACACTGACCGCAACAACATTGTTGGGATCGCTATCGGCCTTGGTTTGCCAAACGGCAACGACATCACGCTGAACCGCGTTGCCCTCGTGCCGGAACCGGCCACCATGGCCATCCTCGGGCTTGGCTTGGCCGCTTTGGCCCGTCGCAAACGCAAGTAA
- a CDS encoding nitronate monooxygenase, which produces MAQLPLIIQGGMGVAVSNFRLANAVSRTGNLGVVSGTGLDAVLSRRLQLGDPTGELQEAFAAFPVPEMARRVWDKYFRAEKEPGKPFISRPLPHIKPSAAWLELTVVANFVEVWLARKGHDNPVGINLLEKIQIPHLASLFGAMLAGVDFVLMGAGIPRQIPACLDSLSRLDSTDYRIDVAGAEPGEVFNHTFDPKSLADWGLAELKRPKFFAIVSSNVLATQLVKKLVPPVDGLVVEFPLAGGHNAPPRGALTLDENNEPIYGAKDEVDLAGIAALGVPFYLAGAYGHPEMLRAAVESGANGIQVGTAFAFCDESGVEESLKRDVVRQSLAGSLAVHTSAVASPTGFPFKVAQVKGTLSDVSVYQDRNRICDLGYLRTCYRTPDGGVGYRCAAEPVDDYIRKGGSAEDTENRMCVCNGLMGTIGLPQTRKDGSVEPTLITAGNDLAILRRYIPEGQDHYSAADVISMLKSGLTVNA; this is translated from the coding sequence ATGGCCCAATTGCCGCTCATCATCCAAGGCGGGATGGGAGTTGCCGTTTCCAACTTCCGTCTTGCCAATGCCGTTTCGCGAACCGGGAACCTCGGAGTGGTTTCTGGAACCGGATTGGATGCGGTTTTGTCTCGGCGCCTGCAACTGGGCGATCCGACGGGTGAATTGCAAGAAGCCTTTGCCGCATTCCCCGTTCCCGAAATGGCCAGGCGCGTTTGGGACAAATATTTCCGTGCCGAAAAAGAACCGGGCAAACCGTTCATCTCCCGCCCGCTTCCGCACATCAAACCTTCTGCCGCGTGGTTGGAGTTGACTGTGGTGGCCAACTTTGTGGAAGTGTGGCTGGCGCGTAAAGGCCACGACAACCCTGTTGGTATCAACCTCCTGGAGAAGATCCAAATCCCCCACCTCGCATCGCTCTTTGGCGCAATGCTTGCGGGGGTCGATTTTGTGTTGATGGGAGCAGGCATCCCCCGGCAGATCCCGGCATGCCTCGATTCCTTGAGCCGGCTGGACTCCACCGATTACCGGATCGATGTCGCCGGTGCCGAGCCCGGTGAAGTCTTCAATCACACCTTTGACCCTAAATCCCTGGCCGATTGGGGGCTTGCCGAGCTGAAGCGCCCCAAGTTCTTCGCCATTGTCAGCAGCAACGTCTTGGCTACCCAATTGGTCAAAAAACTGGTTCCGCCGGTGGATGGCCTTGTTGTCGAATTCCCGTTGGCCGGCGGACACAACGCGCCGCCTCGGGGGGCCCTTACGCTTGATGAGAACAATGAGCCCATCTACGGAGCCAAGGATGAAGTGGATCTGGCCGGGATCGCCGCCCTCGGTGTGCCGTTCTACCTGGCTGGCGCCTATGGCCATCCTGAAATGCTCCGCGCGGCGGTTGAATCCGGTGCCAATGGAATCCAGGTCGGGACGGCCTTTGCCTTTTGCGATGAGAGCGGCGTTGAAGAATCGCTAAAGCGCGACGTCGTCCGCCAATCCTTGGCCGGTTCGCTAGCCGTCCACACCAGTGCTGTCGCTTCGCCAACCGGATTCCCGTTCAAGGTCGCCCAGGTCAAAGGGACGCTCAGCGACGTTTCGGTCTATCAGGATCGCAACCGGATCTGCGACCTCGGCTATCTACGGACGTGCTACCGGACGCCTGATGGCGGCGTTGGGTACCGGTGTGCGGCCGAGCCAGTCGACGATTACATCCGGAAAGGCGGGAGCGCCGAAGATACGGAGAATCGAATGTGCGTTTGCAACGGGCTGATGGGCACCATCGGATTGCCCCAAACCCGGAAAGATGGATCCGTCGAGCCGACTTTGATCACTGCGGGTAATGACCTTGCAATCCTGCGCCGGTACATCCCAGAAGGGCAAGACCATTATTCGGCGGCAGATGTGATTTCCATGCTCAAAAGCGGTCTAACCGTCAACGCCTAA